A region from the Aegilops tauschii subsp. strangulata cultivar AL8/78 chromosome 5, Aet v6.0, whole genome shotgun sequence genome encodes:
- the LOC109783891 gene encoding uncharacterized protein — protein sequence MAAPSSSKDKFFERVINPYLLEVMKHPQAIEMRERVLHIRDVQRSKKAGTVEARLEAVEQEIFKCQGVVEHGLNANHLMITEFTHDQKVDGLSMKDIIFTFNEQIIFLQSQIYDLQNQVFEYEARSKGMSLAASCRTRETHASSYDGETLPWKPEDRLATTSSPPPPSSFPSKET from the coding sequence ATGGCCGCaccaagctcctccaaggacaagttctttgagAGAGTAATCAATCCCTACTTGTTGGAGGTGATGAAGCACCCTCaagccattgagatgcgtgagagGGTGCTCCACATCCGGGATGTTCAAAGGTCAAAGAAGGCAGGAaccgtggaggccaggcttgagGCGGTGGAGCAGGAGATCTTCAAGTGCCAAGGGGTGGTGGAGCatggactcaatgccaatcacctcatgattaCGGAATTCACCCATGATCAGAAGGTGGATGGCCTGTCTATGAAGGACATCATCTTCACCTTCAACGAGCAAATCATTTTTCTACAAAGCCAAATCTATGATCTTCAAAATCAAGTCTTTGAGTATGAGGCAAGATCTAAAGGTATGAGTTTAGCTGCCAGTTGCAGGACTCGGGAGACTCATGCTTCCTCTTATGACGGTGAGACGCTGCCATGGAAGCCGGAGGATAGGCTCGCTACTacctcatcaccaccacctccatCATCTTTCCCATCGAAGGAGACTTGA